The sequence aacGATGTTAGTTGGTTACTATAAACCATAATCAAATGGTGCCAAACATTTGCCAAGATATTTCTGAATGAATGTCCCACTTTCGCGATCATATTATGAAACGATAAAATGACTTCTTTTCTTTGTAGTTCGTAGTATAACTGCAACATGCATTATAATGCATTATACTTCGAATTACAgtgcattataaaatttttttctgaaCGTGGAggcatttataaattaatcttgaTTAATGCTCGAACACCCAATGTTCAATTATCAgctacatattttaaatacgcGGTTTGCCGTGGCGTGTGTTCGGCATTCTACCACCGGTTATGATACAAGCGTTAACTAATAGACGACGTTCATTTAACAAGATACCTGATCCAGGCGATCATGATATATGCCCATATGTATCTAAGATTTTAGACACGAGTATGCAAAACGTGTGCAAcgtgagaaataaatttcagtcGAGGTCCCATTGCCCTAACTATTTTCTAAACAAAGTATGCGTTCGCctaaacatccgcagtccagTCATTGCAATCGTCGAGGAACAATAACGCTTGTCAAATATGAAAAAGGTTTATAAATCATTCGGCGACGTTTTACCAAAAATATTCGTTTCCTTTGGAAATTCCTTCATAGAAATCGATGAAATTCttttgcagaaaaatatcgataaaatttgACGGAGTCGCAAAACGAAAGTCGATATTTATAAGAAGCAAGTGCGGCAAAACGCTTATGCAACATCGCTGCTAACAGGAAACGATTCATCTCCGTGTTAGAGAATATACTACGAGTTCGCCGCATGATAATGCAATCTCGTTTATACGCAAATGGccatttattgtatattataaataggcTTTCAGGGAGAGGGtaacgagaaaaagagagagagagagagagggaaaggagTTAACGCGTTTCGCAACAGGCAGGTCATCACTTTTGCTTTGCGAGGAAAGATAATACGCCGAGGAAAAGAGATTTTTATCTGCCTGCATACCGCACGGTTTCAATGGCAGTTCGGTGAACTCCAAAGGAGTCTCGGTGAATTATGCATTTGTGCAAAGGAGCTAACGGAGAAACGAAAGTTGCAGCGCATAATCCCGATTGCCGAGAGTAACGCGAATCGGTGCAGAACGCGTGAAGGCCAACAGACCGATCTACCACACGTTCTTCCTTGTTCGGGGTTCCAGAGAAATATGTCGCTTCCGTTGCTTCCCTCGCTTCCGTCACTTTCGCCAATTGAACTTCGAAAACTTCGATTTCATTTTCGGTTCTGCCAATTACACATCGATCCACTTCACTGAAGAATTTCCAATTAGAAATAGAGCACAGAAACAAGTTCAATATTTCTGTGCTTTAGAACGGATTCAGCACTCGAGGCTTCTCGTTTCTttgtaaaattctttataaaatagaaaactgcATCGAGCAGTGACTGCAATAACTAATCTGCGGATTTTCtgctttttcataaaattgaataagtcaaatgaaaaatctatagaagaatttaacaGTAACACGTTGTTTTCTACCTATTTCAactattaaaaagagaaagacatTTTCATCGGACTTCCCcttcttacaattaattaaaataatttttatttcgcataaatatccgccGTCTCAATCCTTCCCTTAGCGATAATATTATACTCTCCATATTCGATGCGCTAAAATGAATTCTGAACTGCAATTATCTTAGACATCGTACACGATATTTTATTGACTAATCATGAGATAATCAACCGACACAATAGAAAGTTTGGTCAGCTGTACGCCGTTGCCAATTACCATTATTGTTCGAACAACGTTAATAAAGGAAGCAAAGAAGAAACAGTACATAATATTGTACGAATTTTAATATGGATAATTTTAGCAATCGAGACTTTCATTTGTTAACTTTCGAACCTCGATAACAAATGTAGCACGAGTATGAAAAATAGCTGCTTTATTCATTTCAAAGCTcgtcttaaaaattaataataatatacatgatagatatatatgtacatgtataaaaatgttcgttgCAGACGCTTTATACGGAATCGAGAAATTTTATAGACTTCAGCGAAGAAACATGCGCTACTTATTACTAGACCGCGGAACTCTGCGCGTTCatggaatttaaattaatgtatactCTATAAAAGAACGTGAAAGCGAATACAGCGTTCCTTTCGTTTTGACCGTAAAGAAATTGTTGGTGAAAGAAAACTCTCAGAAAGCGATGCATAAAATATCGGAAGCCtcgtaaaaattcgcagtctcgttattacaaattactttTGTTCGAATTAACAACAGCGTATCTCGTTCTCTTTGAGTTAACGAGCCGATCACCGACGGAATCGGACACCGTCGTTTCCCCGCGGCACTGCGAATCTGTAGCGAATATATCAGGCCCGGCCACCTCGACGTGTTCCCGACACGGTATCATTAACTTTCTCAATGGATATTGCAACAAAAGAGCAAATCGATCAAAATCGGTTTCTGCGTGCGTTCGCGCGATGCCACACGCCGCTTCCCCGACGCAGGGGGGATCGGGCACGCGTCTCTTTATTAGAAAGGTGGAAGCCATCTTACTTTCTAACGTGGTTTAATAAGAAGAGAGGTCCATTAACCGAGCCGGCTTAAACAGCAATTCGCGCGAAACGTACTTCGGCCGGTTTACATTCTAAACGAATTCAGCTCGGAAGCGGCGGCAGGATAGATCGATGACCATTTCGTAACCGCAACCGAGACATTTTTACGCCGGAAGTTccgctcgcgccgcgccgcttccACCTCGCCTCGTCTGGCGCGAAAGGAACGGGACTCGTGGAAATGGAAAATGATTCTCGCTACGCGCGACGCGTTACAGTAATTTACTTCGTGATATTTCGGTCACGGCGAAGTAGAAAGTACCGGGGGAAACACGGTGGCGACGCGTTTCTTCATCCACGgggatgaatatttttttattaacaatcgGCGACGTTCCAccgaattattagaattattttagcggTGCAGGATACGCGTAGAGCTTCTCGTAAACACCCGCAGTCTAAATAACagttatatacaatttaatatctttttctaCTTTGCGTTCAGCGATAATAATGGTGTAagttgcaacaatatttaatactgtatatGTAAAGTCGATTGAAATATGTAACAAGTATTCGTGCCCGTTTAAAGCTGCAGAAGAGGTAAAGCTTAAGATAAGGTACGAGATTATATTGGATAAAAAGATTTGTGaagctaaaaaataatttaggcaatttaaaaaattatttcaagactTTTGACAATTTAAAAGACCTGATAAATGATTTaggctatttaaaaaattatttcaagactTCTGGACAACCTGATAGATGATTTAGGCTATTTGGAAAATGATTCCacgaattctaaaattattttagaaaacaaAGTTCTATTGCCAATTCGTTCTAACAAATTTGGTATTTCTACTACGTGCATAGTACGATTACGTAAACGTACATGGTCTGGCAAAATTGCTAAGCTATCGAAACTCATAAACAAGAAACAATTGTatacgtaataaattaaaacaacggTGCACCTTAGATCTACCGAATAAGAAGGTTGTGGAATATATTCAGTTCACCTTCTCCTAAATCTAAAGTACTCGCCTCGGTTCGCTCCAGCTTTAGCATATTACATGGTCCGATAAATTCAACATATTCCAGTACCTTGGTGGTGGAACAATTCAATAGATtacgtttataaattttgatacttcTAGCAGAAATCTCTTTTGGCAAAAGTAAGCAATGAAAATACCTTTTTACAGAAAACTGCCCTGcagtcaaataattttctaagtaACATAGCGCATTCTTTTCGACCTATTTTAACAGCTAAGAGCTGGAACAAACTTTCCAATCCGCAGGCAGATCCTCAATGATAAAACAAAACCGAGAGATTGAAAATCAGTAACTCTGCTCCCAAAGCTTCGACGAAGTTCAGAGGTCGCGTGAAAATCATCTCGTAAATTCTACGTGAATTCCTAGAACTATACAGCGATGCTGAACAATATTGTCAGTGTATACTCAATGCCACTTCTCAATGGAAAATACCCTCAATGCCTCTGCTCTTCCTGAACAGGCTTGGTCGTCTCGAACTCGGGTTCGAACTGGTCGTCGTTCGCGTAGTACACCTTGCTGCGGTAATGATAGGAGCCGCTGGCATCGGGCGGAAGCGGTTTGGGTATGAAGAGAGACTTCGGTTTGTAGGTGATGCTGTTGGCGATGACGTCGTAGGGCAGCTGGGCCTGGAACTGGAGCAACTGTCTGATCTCCGGAGGCATGTTCTTGTCGAGGAGAAGTGTCGGAGCAGGCGGAGTGGGTATCTTCTCGATCGGGACTTGGACGTACTGAAGCTGCGGCGATTCCTGCTGATCTTGCCGTTTGTAGTCGTCTTTGTAGACGATTCTACCTTGAAGACCTCTGCCCGAGAACTCTCGCCTGGTCTTGGGCTGCTCCGGTTGCTCGTAGCTTTGCTGCTCGTAATGCGACAATTCAGCGTTCGCGGATTGCTGATCGCGTTGCTGGGGTCCGACATAGTTCGTGGTGTACAGGAAGGCGCTGGGATCAGCGTAGGGTCGCTGAGGCTTGAAGTTCTCCAGCAGCAACTGCTTCACGTAAGCTGGTCCTGCGGAAAGTGGTTTGTATTGTAGCTGATTAGGTTCTTGTTGCACTTGCGTCGGAGCTTGTTCTTGAAGATACGCTTTCTGCTGATCTCCATCCTGCGTCTCGACTTGGGTCTGAGCTTGCTGATGCACTCTGTAAGGAGTCTGATCCTGTTGGGAGTCTACTCGCGACTGGGGATACGAATTATACTGAGGCTGAATAGGGGCTTGTTGAGGATGCGCATCGGCTGATGCCTGAGGCTGCGCGTACGTGTTATAATGGACCTGGATAGGAGCTGGTTGGGCATCTATCGGAGTTTGAGGCTGTGGATAAGGTCTGTAGAGGACCTGTAGAGGGTTCTGTTGCTCCGGTTGAGGTTGAGGTTGAGCTTGAGAGTAGCCTTTGTATTGACTCGGATCCGGCTGAGGCAATTGACTCTGCGAATATACTTTGTGTTGTTCCGGCTGCGACAATTCGGCCTGCTGATACGTTGGCTTGTAGCGCACCTGTTCCGGCTCCTGTTGCACTAATTGAGACTGGGGCGGCCTGTGCACCGACTGCTGGAGATGCACGTAGTCAGCCTGGCCTCGCTGTCTTCGCTGCGAGCTCTCCAGGTGAGCTCGCCATTGGTTCTGGGGAGCGAAGAACTTCCAGTCCACTTTTGAACCTGAAATTCATTGTCCTTGTTACTGAAGTCTTGTCGAGTCGATTCAGAGTAGCTCCAGATTATGGCGAAAACAGCTCTTGCGAATGGTCGTCAGCTTTGCAGACTCAACAAGTCTAATAttgttgattaaaaaaatcgaccaggttcataatattaaaattaaaaattgtaatattaaaagcaTCGACTTTTgccagtatttttaaatacttggatgaattaaaaaattgctggaATTAAAAAGTTACGGAACGATCGTTAATGCGGGCCGAAGTCCGCATTGCCTAATAGGATCAGTGCGTATTACGTAAGTAAATGGATGTTGCTCGGAAAGGAAAAGACGTCGAACTCACCATTAGGATCATTGTACTTGATTTGCGCCGGCGGTGTTCGCGAAGGCCTGTTCGCCTTCTGTTGCGCGATCGCCGTTGAAACCAGAGCGACGAGGAGGATCTGCGAACACGTAGATTCGATcgtgaataaattatacagcCTGGGAACCCCGGATAGACGAGGACGAGAACGCGATGCCATGTAGCATGCATGTCGATGCTGTAACGGTAATAGGATCGGTTCGAAAGCGAAGCCTCTCTCCATCCGGGACCGTCTCTCGACCGTCTTTCTCCGCGTGCTGATAgaaatccgcgcgcgcgcgcgcggaggacgTCGCACGCGGAAGAGAACTACGCCCGCGATCGTATCGttcaataaaacatttgacTAGCGCAGCCGTGTTTCCGCCTTTGTCCCGTTACTTTGTACTTGCACAAAGGGGCTACCTTACAGTTACAAATAACGATCCCCGACCCCCGGTTAGGCTCTCCGCGACAGCCTCCTAACGTTTCACTTCCTTCCACGGAACCGACattatcgtaaaattaaaCCCCGCCGTATTTGGTAACCATAAAATAGAGCAAATCGTTTCTTAAGTAACGCTCGCTGTGGGAAATCGACTGCGGGCCTGTTCGTCTCGAAAAATTGGAAGTGCTCTCGTAACCGCATCTTGGGAGAATCAAATGACGGCGAAGCGAATTAGAAATCGACGGATATTGTTGTGTACTAGTTTTAATCGCCTGTAAGTCAATTAACCCTTATTAAGGTAAGTGAgggtattatacatatatttatggtTCTAGCTAATAGTTACCAGACGTAATCAATCCCAGAACTACCCCCTTCGGTTTTTGATATAAGTAGCATCGCAGGGTTGAGAGtgactcgaaataaaatcttaataatcgaaatattatatatcatttttgaaatagaaaatacgaTGTGAATTGGAAGTCAAGAAAAATCTCAatgctttaatatttatttaaacgtttgcagacaattttaaaatactgtgTTGTCGCCGGCAACCCCTCTAGGTTTAGTAAACGCGACTGAAGTCTCTATTCTCATTGGACAGTCTCCTTTATATTCTGTTCAATCGCGAcacttttgtaaaatacatGCTTTAATAAAGAATGTCAAAGTATACAGTGGGGAACAAAATTGAGtcaacatttttgtaatggtataattttttgaaaactgaTCCaagttaaatttttctgtgaatATTAGAAGGATTAGTTCACTGTACAATGAATGAaatacttgaaataaaaaaaatgtaaaagagataaaaaccttttttatctgagcctgtaataataatttaaagaatgcATCTGGTATTTctctaaatcaattttttaaatatactctACAGGCTCTGAATTAATTCTCCCAACTctcacagaaaaattcaagttattagaccaatttaaaaaaagtaatactTAAAAGTGTTGACTCAATCTTGCTGCCACTGTATGTCCTCTTAGCTGTCTTCAAATCACTTCTCTGGGATATCGCAAACTCAACACTTGGGGGAGTTGTCAATTACACGGATACACTCCAATTTAAACCCTGAACTGATACGTCACTCACTAAAAGTCGCGTGGACGAACGATAATAATGCGACAATTGACAAATAATGTGAGGGGCCGACTGTTTAGCTCTATGCTCGATGATCGAATGCACTCACGAGAAGTCGCATGACTGCCGGGAGAGGAGACGATGAACGGTGGATGCTCGATTCGCGGGTCCGTGCGTGGAAATCGGCCGACAGTGCCGCGGTGGCTCTTCTATATACTCGGAGTTGCCCCCGTGTAATTGGCTAGCCAAGCAGACGGCCGGTGGCTACCTACTTTTAAAGTAATTCTGCCTCTGGTAACGACCCGGACCGCCCCGCCTCGGACCCCCGCGCCTCGGGGCCTTTCGGGATATTATCGCAGTCGATTGCAAGAAAACATCGCTGGCGCAACACGCCTGCAAACGGTGCAAACGGTGCGAACCCGATCTAGGAAGCTGCGCCAAGGTGTCCGGAGGTTACGGGTTTAAGAGCCCCTCCGCGAAAGAGGAACGCCGCCGCCTTTCCGCCCCATTGTTTTTTAAACCAACACTCGCACGATTAAACGGTTCGCTGCTTCGCCTATAACCGGCCGGAAACGGGAACCGGAAAATGGACATTTATCCTGCGTTTCGCAGTCCGAAATATTTCAGTATGATTTCAACCCTCAccaagcaatttatttaacaatttcgaatCGCAATTCTAGATTTACCATACGCCTAGATTAACaagaataagtaaataatactGACAGGAGAGGAGAGCTTTATCCTGACTTAATACCTTGACGCACCCCTTTTCCAACCCCTAACCTAGTCGCAATAATTATAGTCCCTCGAATTTCGtcaaaaacagaaagaaaatttatgtcTCTATTTTTTGATGAAAATATGATCCAGTACACTTcgaatgattattaaaattcattttttaatccaCAGCAgctcgcattaatattcggacagcGCGGAATGTTCGAATTCCAATCCGCGGAAACACGTACCATGAATGAAACAGAACCGTTGCATAGCGCACTTTCATTAGCACAAAATTAAGCCGACCCGTTACTCAATCGGTCCTTTACAAGTCAAAGAAATCTGGAAGCCAATGAAACCTGTTCCGAGCATCAAATAGCTCAGCAGTGCTCTATTATAACATAACCCGAGTGAAACCGCGTCCTTCTCGCCTGGTTTTTTTCCCTCAGCCTAGAAATCGGAACGCgatcgctttaattaatttattagaattttcaataaaagatACAGCATCATCTGCGTCGTTAACATCGCGCCGACCGCGCTGGTGCAAACTTTCGAACCCCGTTTAATTTCCCGGCTGTCGAACTTCCTTTCTAAACGCGCGGATTATCCGTGCATCGgaagaaatttcagaaatgtAAGATGCCGATCGCGTTTCCCGCGCGGCGTCCCTGAACTTTCGAATCCGTAAAAACGCTACCGGacgaacaataaataagtGAGCTTATCTATGGAAGCATCCTCGTCGTCCAAGAGCGATCGTGTAACGCGATGGTAATTTATGCGAGCCGCGAATCGAGCGAACCCCGTTGTACCGAcgtggaaattgaaatatgtacGACAAAATCGCGTTAGATAATTTTCAAAGACTCGATGGAATCGATAGTTTTAAGCACGTAATTAAAAAGCGATCGTCAATTTAAGCGatcataaaatagaattaattatacgtAAGATAgacagttattaaaattgagtaCCGTAATAGTGTGTCTCttactatttatataacgccgaatgttaaataatttttacatcacagcctttaatatttccaatatttttaatgttactttGTGGAAAGCGACCTATTGATTACAATGATGATATCTTTTTAGCGAAAGTCCATGAACGTCCAataattctcgaaataaatataatataaaaatgatttccgtTGCGAAAGAATAATTCGGAGCGAAACAATATTAGCCGTCGAGGTTACAAAAGGCGATCGTTCGAACCATCTAAACGAAATATGAAATCCCCATAAACCAGAGTTTTAAGGGGGCAGCCATAGCGTTTTTTATTGCTCGCGGAAATCACGGCAATTTTCGAGATTACCGAATTCTTGTTACCATCATTACGACACATACTTCGCCGAAAAAAATCTCAGAAGCAGGAAGTTTTTATCGGTGCCGGCATAAAGCACAGAAAAGTACagcataatttttactttccgCATCGGCGTCTGTTTAAGTTACTAATTAATTCGCTCGCATTTTTACGGCCAGAGTCTGCTGCTTTATGTCTTTAAAACGCCGACAAATCGTTGCGTTGTTACGAAGAATGTTGACTAATCACGAGATGGTAATGCGAGAGTGAGTCAACGTTCTAGAAGTTTTAtatcttctaaaatattttgtgttcTGCAACGCTGTTATTAATATACGTCATGAtacgtatttttaatataaaaatagcactaactataaaaaaatcgccagtaatatttaacattttatttaacacagaatccattaattttttaaaggccCTTCGATTTCAACCCCTAAgttaatgatatatattatttcaaggcgaattaaatttaaatcccgcgcaatttatatttttatccacCGTAGAAAGTGCGAAATAAATCGGGGAAACGTGAGCCAGATCATGCTCCACCATCGATCCTGTCAAAAACTGTTCGTTTTAACGagactatttatttttaggaaCGCCAGTCTATTCAGCGGAGTTTCGCGGAACGAAAAGGGGCCAACAAAATAATTCCGCGGCGCGAAATTAATTGGCCACGTGAGTCATGTAAGCCCGCAGAAAACTAGTCTGGTAAAAACACGAAAACCCCGACAAGAAAAGTTCCTCGATGATATTCGAAAGGCACGATGAGAAAAAAGGATACCGTTCTGCGGAAACAGACGGAGAAAGTACATCACGAGGAAGAACGCTGTGTTTCCGCGGGATCGTTTGAAATTGGTACGTGGATCTAATCGGATCGGCGATGTTGAACATGAACCATTTTCACTCGATCCGTGTGTTCCgtttttcttgaaataatcAGACAACGACGCGATAATGTAAATCGAGGATAATGCGCTACTATTGCTCAATTATCCATAAATGCTATACGATATCTGCGACATCGCTTTCGATTTTTGTATcctacaattttcatttttaaaaccaCTTAAAActctgtattatatataatagtatttttaatattattttaaatagcatACTGCTTTATTTTAGacgatttgaaatttaataatgaaatttcgagtctaataatgacaataagtGCCCGAATAGTATGAAAGGGTGGCAAAACGTGcactgaatttttaaaaaaaattggtaTATCAATAATCGGTGCTTCTAATCCAAGATTTTGACGCTATCAAAAGCTGTTAATTAGATTTATCTCTCCGAGCGTACGCTATCCATCGAAACCGTGGGCCGGTCTTTTCTCCGCACATGATTGAGTACAATTACTTCCTCGCAATTAAACGTACCGCCGGATTGTATCTGCGCCGGAAGTAGAGTTTTCAGCCGACACAGGAATCCGACACGTTAAACGGCCGATTGAAAAACGACGAAACAAAATCACATGGGAAGGCGCGTTCGACGGTATTGAAAAGTAAAAGTAACCAGCTGACTCACGTGGCGCGGGGAAAACGAGAACAGAAGATAGTCAGGCAAACGGACTATAGCCGGTGAGAGGaatgttaattgtaataattagaaaaatgaaaaaactatcgatacaattttacaTCGGTAAAAATTCAACGAGAGAAATTAAACGCGATAATCCCATGGAAAGTAGAcggcgataattaaaaaacaaaacaggTAATTCTGTCGAAACAATCTCAGATGTAGCTGACAATTGCGTAaatcatcgaataaaaagaatcgtaAAACTCTGGGTAGACGTCATTAACTAGCGCCGTACTAATAAAAACGTTCTCCGCGAAAAATAGCATATGTAGAACTTGGGCAACTAATAATAGAATAGTTACAATTAACGACATGACGTCGAATCGGCGATGtcgaaattttcttcttgCCAATGCGAACCCGGAACCGATGGAAATACTTTACAAAGACCCCGGTTCTTTCTAATGGTGGGTTATACTATTCGAGTTAATTATCTCCGCGCTCTACGTGAAATCCTGGAAATAGGTTTGTCTGATTTGATATAGAACATCGTTAGCAAACTTTTCGCTGCGAGATTCGCTGAAAGATTTGTTGAAGGGATGCTGACGTTAACGCGAAACGCTTCTCTCTCCGTGTAAGCGCATTAATTGATAGCTGCCGCAATCCCCGAGTTCGCATAAGCAGATACGATATCATTGAGTTTCCGTGTACACGCGTGGAATAATAATGGTATCATTTTCAAACGAACGATCTGATCAGATCGTTCGACGGAGTAATGCCTGGGAAAGTGTGGGGTGTTGCAAAAAGTCTCAATTAGTCGGCGACGAacgcataaaattattataggcAAACAATTCGATTTTATCGTTCAGATCGGAGCATTGATTTCTTGTTTCATATTGTCGAATTGTTACCCTCCTTTTATCGTAGACTGCAGATGCAACGCATTGTGCAATTGACTCTTCAATGCTTAGACAAGatctgtaaattttttaatttaataattaaatgaaagaagCAAGtagatttatttgaattaactGATAGTGgaagaaattcttaaaaataggattttttttcaaaaacttgGATTTAATAGACTAGTTAGATAACAAAGCGACTGTTCACGAGTTTACATGAACACACTTCGTCCCCAAAGTTCTCTGACTTATCGACTTAGTAATCGATGACTGATTATAGCGTCCTCTCCTCGTGGACAACAGTCGGTCGAAGAACTACTGACTATGGTAGGATTGGAAGGTAAAGAGAATGTGTGGGTATAAATGCAACATGTCCATGGTTGAAATATACATAAACATCGTTTCAACAATTGtgacattttttagaaaataatttactctaTACTCCTGTCAAAAATCTGAATTTGGTAGACGAAAAAtgtcaatttcaaaattcttcacccttccatttaaaaaaaaaattatcttattgcaaaataaattttcagaataaatCGCCTAACTAATATAGAGCTAAGAGACATAATTAATACagattacaatttacaaactaatacaaattatagattacaagaaaatgaagaaataaaccACCCTTCGAGGggttgtaaaattaatttctctgaaATTAAACCATAAgctttctaatttattacgaaGTTAGA comes from Augochlora pura isolate Apur16 chromosome 1, APUR_v2.2.1, whole genome shotgun sequence and encodes:
- the LOC144467899 gene encoding uncharacterized protein LOC144467899, which produces MRLLILLVALVSTAIAQQKANRPSRTPPAQIKYNDPNGSKVDWKFFAPQNQWRAHLESSQRRQRGQADYVHLQQSVHRPPQSQLVQQEPEQVRYKPTYQQAELSQPEQHKVYSQSQLPQPDPSQYKGYSQAQPQPQPEQQNPLQVLYRPYPQPQTPIDAQPAPIQVHYNTYAQPQASADAHPQQAPIQPQYNSYPQSRVDSQQDQTPYRVHQQAQTQVETQDGDQQKAYLQEQAPTQVQQEPNQLQYKPLSAGPAYVKQLLLENFKPQRPYADPSAFLYTTNYVGPQQRDQQSANAELSHYEQQSYEQPEQPKTRREFSGRGLQGRIVYKDDYKRQDQQESPQLQYVQVPIEKIPTPPAPTLLLDKNMPPEIRQLLQFQAQLPYDVIANSITYKPKSLFIPKPLPPDASGSYHYRSKVYYANDDQFEPEFETTKPVQEEQRH